One Paroedura picta isolate Pp20150507F chromosome 3, Ppicta_v3.0, whole genome shotgun sequence genomic window carries:
- the IL17RB gene encoding interleukin-17 receptor B isoform X1, whose amino-acid sequence MRVRQIRPGGASRGRGEGASSSGERMRTVIWMLLGTALGRCRSEGEAQQSMQCNTENGPSIELEKRHSETPSDLDAISARIVEKEGTMQLNITWTISADASIKALMATKICVSTYGHPTCIRCDYAKPFESQTRHGDQKWQFYYVGFPIEQNTKYFIDGYNLPPANPYEDAPSKLVILTSPGCEDDILKYSKACIEIGSLWDPNITVCKMDSDIEVNFTASTLSPIYTILICESEDECRDPTIFHTKKNDTRISEIIPVNSPSSKNYIEVTPHFPRCENDCRRHFKYQLKCTGAVKAHSIGIYVCIFSVLCVKVCVIAAVVYVKKRHGTVKMWPFSYPAVQQMPVKILVIYPPDVCIHHTVLAFAEFLRERCQSEVVIDVWHKRRIAEIGPVQWLAIQKELADKVIFLSPSHMGPACESACNRSVEGHNENSEYMFTLAYNLFCSDWKNQSSLHKYMVVSFNDARSIKDLPSALTICPKYFLMKDFDSFLRELYLSQGSSCGKRRSKDNYCLI is encoded by the exons tccatgcagTGTAATACAGAAAATG GGCCTTCTATTGAGTTGGAGAAGAGGCACAGCGAAACACCATCAGATCTTGATGCTATCAGTGCCAGAATTGTTGAAAAAGAAGGAACAATGCAATTAAACATTACTTGGACCATTAGTGCAGATG CCAGCATTAAAGCACTGATGGCCACGAAGATATGTGTATCAACATACGGTCACCCAACATGTATTAGATGTGATTATGCAAAACCCTTTGAAAGCCAAACCAGACATGGGGATCAAAAA TGGCAGTTCTACTATGTTGGATTTCCTATAGAACAGAATACCAAGTACTTCATTGATGGATACAACCTCCCACCAGCCAACCCATATGAGGATGCTCCATCAAAATTAGTCATTCTGACTTCTCCAG GCTGTGAAGATGATATACTGAAATACAGCAAGGCTTGTATAGAAATAG GAAGTCTGTGGGATCCAAACATAACTGTATGTAAAATGGATTCAGATATTGAAGTCAATTTTACAGCTAGTACCTTAAGTCCCATTTATACAATCCTCATTTGTGAGTCTGAAGATGAATGCCGTGATCCTACCATATTTCATACCAAG AAGAACGATACTAGGATTTCTGAAATAATACCAGTGAATTCTCCAAGTAGCAAAAACTACATAGAG GTAACTCCTCATTTTCCAAGATGTGAAAATGATTGTCGAAGACACTTTAAGTACCAACTTAAATGTACTG gAGCTGTCAAGGCACACTCCATAGGAATATATGTTTGCATATTTTCTGTGTTGTGTGTGAAAGTGTGCGTAATTGCTGCTGTAGTGTATGTGAAAAAGAGGCACG GTACAGTCAAGATGTGGCCCTTTTCCTATCCTGCAGTACAGCAAATGCCTGTTAAGATCCTTGTTATATATCCACCGGACGTCTGCATTCACCACACAGTCCTTGCTTTTGCCGAGTTTCTACGTGAACGCTGCCAAAGTGAAGTTGTTATAGATGTGTGGCACAAACGGAGAATTGCTGAAATAGGGCCAGTGCAGTGGCTTGCTATTCAGAAAGAATTAGCTGATAAAGTAATTTTTCTCAGTCCGAGCCATATGGGGCCTGCATGTGAGTCAGCTTGTAACCGATCTGTAGAAGGCCACAATGAGAACTCTGAGTATATGTTCACTCTTGCGTATAACCTTTTCTGTAGTGACTGGAAAAACCAGTCATCTCTCCACAAATACATGGTCGTATCTTTCAACGATGCACGTTCAATTAAAGATCTCCCAAGTGCCTTGACTATCTGTCCAAAGTATTTTCTAATGAAGGATTTTGATTCCTTTCTTCGAGAGCTTTACCTTTCACAGGGCTCCAGCTGTGGTAAACGCAGGTCAAAGGACAATTACTGTCTCATCTGA
- the IL17RB gene encoding interleukin-17 receptor B isoform X2 — protein sequence MQKKEGGRAPGRENRRLSRQTVSRALENHPMSMQCNTENGPSIELEKRHSETPSDLDAISARIVEKEGTMQLNITWTISADASIKALMATKICVSTYGHPTCIRCDYAKPFESQTRHGDQKWQFYYVGFPIEQNTKYFIDGYNLPPANPYEDAPSKLVILTSPGCEDDILKYSKACIEIGSLWDPNITVCKMDSDIEVNFTASTLSPIYTILICESEDECRDPTIFHTKKNDTRISEIIPVNSPSSKNYIEVTPHFPRCENDCRRHFKYQLKCTGAVKAHSIGIYVCIFSVLCVKVCVIAAVVYVKKRHGTVKMWPFSYPAVQQMPVKILVIYPPDVCIHHTVLAFAEFLRERCQSEVVIDVWHKRRIAEIGPVQWLAIQKELADKVIFLSPSHMGPACESACNRSVEGHNENSEYMFTLAYNLFCSDWKNQSSLHKYMVVSFNDARSIKDLPSALTICPKYFLMKDFDSFLRELYLSQGSSCGKRRSKDNYCLI from the exons tccatgcagTGTAATACAGAAAATG GGCCTTCTATTGAGTTGGAGAAGAGGCACAGCGAAACACCATCAGATCTTGATGCTATCAGTGCCAGAATTGTTGAAAAAGAAGGAACAATGCAATTAAACATTACTTGGACCATTAGTGCAGATG CCAGCATTAAAGCACTGATGGCCACGAAGATATGTGTATCAACATACGGTCACCCAACATGTATTAGATGTGATTATGCAAAACCCTTTGAAAGCCAAACCAGACATGGGGATCAAAAA TGGCAGTTCTACTATGTTGGATTTCCTATAGAACAGAATACCAAGTACTTCATTGATGGATACAACCTCCCACCAGCCAACCCATATGAGGATGCTCCATCAAAATTAGTCATTCTGACTTCTCCAG GCTGTGAAGATGATATACTGAAATACAGCAAGGCTTGTATAGAAATAG GAAGTCTGTGGGATCCAAACATAACTGTATGTAAAATGGATTCAGATATTGAAGTCAATTTTACAGCTAGTACCTTAAGTCCCATTTATACAATCCTCATTTGTGAGTCTGAAGATGAATGCCGTGATCCTACCATATTTCATACCAAG AAGAACGATACTAGGATTTCTGAAATAATACCAGTGAATTCTCCAAGTAGCAAAAACTACATAGAG GTAACTCCTCATTTTCCAAGATGTGAAAATGATTGTCGAAGACACTTTAAGTACCAACTTAAATGTACTG gAGCTGTCAAGGCACACTCCATAGGAATATATGTTTGCATATTTTCTGTGTTGTGTGTGAAAGTGTGCGTAATTGCTGCTGTAGTGTATGTGAAAAAGAGGCACG GTACAGTCAAGATGTGGCCCTTTTCCTATCCTGCAGTACAGCAAATGCCTGTTAAGATCCTTGTTATATATCCACCGGACGTCTGCATTCACCACACAGTCCTTGCTTTTGCCGAGTTTCTACGTGAACGCTGCCAAAGTGAAGTTGTTATAGATGTGTGGCACAAACGGAGAATTGCTGAAATAGGGCCAGTGCAGTGGCTTGCTATTCAGAAAGAATTAGCTGATAAAGTAATTTTTCTCAGTCCGAGCCATATGGGGCCTGCATGTGAGTCAGCTTGTAACCGATCTGTAGAAGGCCACAATGAGAACTCTGAGTATATGTTCACTCTTGCGTATAACCTTTTCTGTAGTGACTGGAAAAACCAGTCATCTCTCCACAAATACATGGTCGTATCTTTCAACGATGCACGTTCAATTAAAGATCTCCCAAGTGCCTTGACTATCTGTCCAAAGTATTTTCTAATGAAGGATTTTGATTCCTTTCTTCGAGAGCTTTACCTTTCACAGGGCTCCAGCTGTGGTAAACGCAGGTCAAAGGACAATTACTGTCTCATCTGA